From Streptomonospora salina, the proteins below share one genomic window:
- a CDS encoding carbohydrate-binding module family 20 domain-containing protein has product MKQIRRLGAAAACAALAATGAAVSTAPAAAEPAPAQTAASTTADAGDGPIVHLFQWRWESVAQECAETLGPNGYGAVQVSPPQEHVVLEGEDYPWWQDYQPVSYSLDNTRRGTRDEFASMVRSCRDAGVKIYVDAIVNHMTGTGSAGSGPGSDGSTYQKYSYPHVPYGDGDFGDCRSDIANWSDPEEVQNCELVSLSDLDTGSEHVRDTVAGYLNDLVDLGVAGFRIDAAKHVPAGDLEAILSRVDEVPEFGGRPYVFHEVLEGGGPESIRPPGYTHLGDVTDMGYHSRVGAQIRDGQLAGVLDTVGGGMAVDSDQAVVFIDNHDTQRSDSSISHQRMGERHTLAQALTLAQPYGTPKVMSSYRFDSDAQGPPSTGAEDGNPAGAITAPTECGADGWYCEHRGLNAMPTFTTAVGDAPLTERAEDGQERIAFDRGERGFAAFNATGSEWTLSAPTALPDGSYCDVANGTVGAEGACGSGAYEVSGGEVHVTVPADGAVALHTGALCTGGGDCGGGTEPPPGGDECSDATAAFSVQAETWYGQDVRVVGSVPELGSWDPAQGVRLSTDEAGYPTWTGSVDLSEGSAFEYKLVKVAPDGTVEWESGADRSAELDSPGGDCLQGFTADWR; this is encoded by the coding sequence ATGAAGCAGATCCGACGACTCGGCGCGGCGGCCGCGTGCGCCGCGCTGGCCGCAACGGGTGCCGCCGTCTCGACCGCACCCGCCGCCGCCGAGCCCGCACCCGCCCAGACGGCGGCTTCGACCACGGCCGACGCCGGCGACGGCCCCATCGTGCACCTGTTCCAGTGGCGCTGGGAGTCCGTGGCCCAGGAGTGCGCGGAGACCCTGGGACCCAACGGCTACGGCGCCGTCCAGGTCTCCCCGCCCCAGGAACACGTCGTCCTGGAGGGCGAGGACTACCCCTGGTGGCAGGACTACCAACCCGTGTCCTACTCCCTGGACAACACCCGGCGCGGGACCCGCGACGAATTCGCATCCATGGTCCGCAGCTGCCGCGACGCGGGCGTGAAAATCTACGTCGACGCCATCGTCAACCACATGACCGGCACCGGATCCGCGGGAAGCGGCCCCGGCAGCGACGGCAGCACATACCAGAAGTACTCCTACCCCCACGTCCCCTACGGCGACGGCGACTTCGGCGACTGCCGCAGCGACATCGCGAACTGGAGCGATCCCGAGGAGGTGCAGAACTGCGAACTGGTGTCGCTGTCGGACCTCGACACCGGATCCGAGCATGTGCGCGACACCGTCGCCGGCTACCTCAACGACCTGGTGGACCTGGGCGTGGCCGGTTTCCGCATCGACGCCGCGAAGCACGTTCCCGCGGGGGACCTGGAGGCCATCCTGTCCCGCGTGGACGAGGTCCCCGAGTTCGGCGGCCGGCCCTACGTGTTCCACGAGGTGCTGGAAGGCGGAGGCCCCGAGTCGATCCGCCCGCCCGGCTACACGCACCTGGGCGACGTCACCGACATGGGCTACCACAGCCGGGTCGGCGCCCAGATCCGCGACGGACAGCTGGCGGGCGTCCTGGACACCGTCGGCGGCGGCATGGCCGTGGACTCCGACCAGGCCGTCGTCTTCATCGACAACCACGACACCCAGCGCAGTGACAGCTCCATCAGCCATCAGCGGATGGGCGAGCGGCACACCCTGGCCCAGGCGCTGACCCTCGCCCAGCCCTACGGCACCCCCAAGGTGATGTCGAGTTACCGGTTCGACTCCGACGCGCAGGGACCCCCCTCGACCGGAGCCGAGGACGGGAACCCGGCGGGTGCGATCACCGCGCCCACCGAGTGCGGCGCGGACGGCTGGTACTGCGAGCACCGCGGCCTGAACGCGATGCCCACGTTCACCACCGCCGTCGGCGACGCGCCCCTGACCGAGCGCGCCGAGGACGGGCAGGAGCGGATCGCCTTCGACCGGGGCGAGCGCGGGTTCGCCGCGTTCAACGCGACGGGGTCGGAGTGGACGCTGTCCGCCCCCACCGCGCTGCCCGACGGCAGCTACTGCGACGTCGCCAACGGCACGGTGGGCGCCGAGGGCGCTTGCGGCTCCGGCGCCTACGAGGTGTCCGGGGGCGAGGTGCATGTGACCGTGCCCGCCGACGGAGCTGTGGCGCTGCACACCGGCGCCCTGTGCACCGGCGGCGGCGACTGCGGCGGCGGCACCGAGCCGCCGCCCGGCGGCGACGAGTGCTCCGATGCCACCGCCGCGTTCTCGGTCCAGGCCGAGACCTGGTACGGCCAGGATGTCCGCGTAGTGGGCTCCGTTCCCGAGCTGGGGTCGTGGGACCCGGCCCAGGGGGTGCGCCTGTCCACCGACGAGGCCGGCTATCCGACCTGGACCGGATCGGTGGACCTGTCCGAGGGCAGCGCATTCGAGTACAAGCTGGTGAAGGTCGCCCCCGACGGGACGGTCGAGTGGGAGTCGGGCGCCGACCGCTCGGCGGAGCTCGACTCCCCCGGCGGCGACTGTCTACAGGGATTCACCGCCGACTGGCGCTGA
- a CDS encoding ROK family glucokinase has product MRMTIGVDIGGTKVAAGIADAQGRVRDVVRHPTPRGDGEALADVVGEAVRELRDTRAGADIAAVGVGTAGFVDADRATIVLGANLGLAEEPFKERLRRRVDLPVVVENDANAAAWAEVRFGAGRGSEHVVCVTLGTGVGGAVVMGGELQRGRYGVAGEVGHYRVVPFGRRCGCGNHGCWEQYASGRALVGEALDLARAEPKRAERMVELAGGNAEGIEGRAITRAAEEGDEGATACFRAVGEWVGLGLADLAAILDPEVFVIGGGVSDAGDTLLGPVRDSFARHVTGRATRRLAEVRIAELGSQAGIVGAADLALR; this is encoded by the coding sequence ATGCGGATGACGATCGGCGTCGACATCGGCGGTACCAAGGTCGCCGCGGGAATCGCCGACGCCCAGGGCCGGGTCCGCGACGTCGTCCGGCACCCCACACCCCGGGGCGACGGCGAGGCGCTCGCCGACGTCGTGGGCGAAGCGGTGCGCGAGCTCCGCGACACCCGCGCCGGCGCCGACATCGCCGCGGTGGGCGTGGGCACGGCCGGCTTCGTCGACGCCGACCGTGCCACGATCGTCCTCGGCGCCAATCTCGGCCTCGCCGAGGAGCCCTTCAAGGAGCGGCTGCGGCGCCGCGTGGACCTTCCCGTCGTGGTGGAGAACGACGCCAACGCCGCAGCCTGGGCCGAGGTCCGCTTCGGCGCCGGCCGCGGCAGCGAGCACGTCGTCTGCGTCACCCTGGGGACCGGCGTGGGCGGCGCCGTCGTCATGGGCGGCGAGCTGCAGCGCGGCCGCTACGGCGTCGCCGGCGAGGTCGGCCACTACCGGGTCGTGCCCTTCGGACGCCGGTGCGGATGCGGCAACCACGGCTGCTGGGAGCAGTACGCCAGTGGTCGCGCCCTGGTCGGCGAGGCCCTCGACCTGGCCCGCGCCGAACCCAAGCGCGCCGAGCGGATGGTGGAGCTGGCCGGAGGAAACGCCGAGGGCATCGAGGGCCGCGCCATCACCCGGGCTGCCGAAGAAGGCGACGAAGGCGCCACCGCCTGCTTCCGCGCGGTGGGCGAGTGGGTCGGTCTGGGCCTCGCCGACCTCGCCGCGATCCTCGACCCGGAGGTGTTCGTGATCGGCGGCGGAGTCTCCGACGCCGGCGACACCCTGCTGGGCCCCGTCCGCGACTCCTTCGCCCGCCACGTCACCGGACGCGCCACCCGGCGCCTGGCCGAGGTCCGCATCGCCGAGCTCGGATCGCAGGCGGGCATCGTCGGCGCCGCCGACCTCGCTCTGCGGTAG
- a CDS encoding AMP-dependent synthetase/ligase: MREYSSPVKVEVAAESRLPDTLFARADEEPDAVALRRQEAGQWRDVTCARFRDDVVAVAKALIAAGVEHGDRVGLMSRTRYEWTVIDYAIWSAGGVTVPIYESSSQEQISWILSDSGSRAVFAESAEHAARIEAVRADLPALEHIWQIDGPAWAEFQRTGAEVADSTVHERRTAGTADELATLIYTSGTTGRPKGCELTHRNLLFTILNVVHGPLHEVFSIEGRSTLLFLPLAHSFARIIQIGCVESRTVMGHFPSTGPEVIDALGTFRPTFLLAMPRVFEKVYNKAEQKAVSEGRGRIFRAASETAVAYSRALDTGRVPLSLRLRHALFERLVYGKILAAVGGQARYSVSGGSALGERLGHFFRGVGLTIIEGYGLTETSAPTGVNSPSKNRIGTVGPPLPGVSHRIADDGEILVKGDHVMRGYWRNEKATAEAFDEDGWYRTGDLGRLDEDGYLSITGRKKEIIVTAGGKNVAPAVLEDRLRSHALVSQCMVVGDNRNFVSALITIDPEAFEFWKQQNSKTGEIPAMVADPDLVAAVQEAVDDANTAVSRAESVRKFTILPVDFSEEGGQMTPSLKVKRHVVAKQFSDEIEGLYDG; the protein is encoded by the coding sequence GTGCGCGAATACAGCAGTCCGGTGAAGGTGGAGGTCGCGGCCGAGTCGCGGCTGCCCGACACACTCTTTGCGCGGGCCGACGAAGAGCCCGACGCCGTCGCGCTGCGCCGCCAGGAGGCGGGCCAGTGGCGCGACGTCACCTGCGCGCGGTTCCGCGACGACGTCGTCGCGGTCGCCAAAGCGCTCATCGCCGCCGGGGTCGAGCACGGCGACAGGGTCGGCCTGATGTCCCGCACCCGCTACGAGTGGACCGTGATCGACTACGCGATCTGGTCCGCTGGAGGCGTGACGGTACCGATCTACGAATCCTCGTCCCAGGAGCAGATCTCCTGGATCCTCAGCGACTCCGGCAGCCGGGCGGTCTTCGCCGAAAGCGCGGAGCACGCCGCCCGGATCGAGGCCGTGCGCGCCGACCTGCCGGCGCTGGAGCACATCTGGCAGATCGACGGGCCCGCCTGGGCCGAATTCCAGCGGACCGGCGCCGAGGTGGCCGATTCCACCGTGCACGAGCGGCGCACGGCCGGAACCGCCGACGAACTCGCCACCCTCATCTACACGTCCGGGACCACCGGCCGCCCCAAAGGCTGCGAACTGACCCACCGCAACCTGCTGTTCACCATCCTCAACGTCGTCCACGGCCCGCTGCACGAGGTCTTCTCCATCGAAGGGCGCTCGACGCTGCTCTTCCTGCCGCTGGCGCACTCCTTCGCCCGCATCATCCAGATCGGCTGCGTGGAGTCCCGGACGGTGATGGGGCACTTCCCCTCCACCGGGCCCGAAGTCATCGACGCGCTCGGCACCTTCCGCCCCACCTTCCTGCTGGCGATGCCGCGGGTGTTCGAGAAGGTCTACAACAAGGCCGAGCAGAAGGCCGTCTCCGAGGGCCGCGGCCGCATCTTCCGCGCCGCCTCCGAGACCGCGGTCGCCTACAGCCGCGCGCTGGACACCGGCCGCGTCCCGCTGTCGCTGCGGCTGCGCCACGCCCTGTTCGAGCGGCTGGTGTACGGCAAGATCCTCGCCGCGGTCGGCGGGCAGGCCCGCTACTCCGTCTCGGGCGGATCGGCGCTGGGCGAGCGGCTGGGCCACTTCTTCCGCGGCGTGGGCCTGACGATCATCGAAGGCTACGGGCTCACCGAGACGTCGGCCCCCACCGGCGTGAACAGTCCGTCCAAGAACAGGATCGGCACCGTCGGCCCGCCGCTGCCGGGCGTCAGCCACCGCATCGCCGACGACGGCGAGATCCTCGTCAAGGGCGACCACGTAATGCGCGGCTACTGGCGGAACGAGAAGGCCACCGCGGAGGCCTTCGACGAGGACGGCTGGTACCGCACCGGCGACCTCGGCCGACTGGACGAAGACGGCTACCTGTCGATCACCGGCCGCAAGAAGGAGATCATCGTGACCGCCGGCGGCAAGAACGTCGCTCCCGCAGTGCTGGAGGACCGGCTGCGCAGCCACGCTCTCGTCAGCCAGTGCATGGTCGTCGGCGACAACCGCAATTTCGTCTCGGCGCTGATCACCATCGACCCCGAGGCCTTCGAGTTCTGGAAGCAGCAGAACTCCAAGACCGGCGAGATCCCCGCCATGGTGGCCGACCCCGACCTGGTCGCCGCCGTCCAGGAGGCCGTCGACGACGCGAACACGGCGGTCTCGCGAGCGGAGTCGGTGCGCAAGTTCACCATTCTGCCGGTCGACTTCTCCGAAGAGGGCGGCCAGATGACGCCTTCGCTCAAGGTCAAGCGGCACGTGGTGGCCAAGCAGTTCAGCGACGAGATCGAAGGGCTCTACGACGGCTGA
- a CDS encoding glycosyltransferase family 4 protein yields MPRTLIVTNDFPPRPGGIQAFVHELALRRPPGSAVVYCSTPSPRDSAAWGRAEEFDLGLPFPVVRERTSVLLPTPAVRRRAERIAALEECDSVLFGAAAPLGLMAGGLRRAGVRRIVGLTHGHETGWSVLPGARRALHRIGEETDTLTYLGAYTRSRLARALSPAAAARMRRLAPGVDTERFRPGAGGEHVRERHNLTGRPVVVCVSRLVERKGQDTLVRAWPRILADVPDAALLLVGGGPYRRRLEALARDRGVAGSVFFAGDVAADELPAYYDAGDVFAMPCRTRNGGLDVEGLGIVYLEASATGLPVVAGRSGGAPDAVRDGETGRVVDGTRPGPAARALVGLLLDPQRAAAMGERGRAWVRREWTWDGVSARLGELLTP; encoded by the coding sequence GTGCCGCGAACCCTGATCGTCACCAACGACTTTCCCCCGCGCCCCGGCGGGATCCAGGCCTTCGTCCACGAACTCGCGCTGCGCCGGCCGCCCGGCTCGGCGGTCGTGTACTGCTCGACACCGTCTCCGCGGGATTCGGCCGCGTGGGGCCGGGCCGAGGAGTTCGACCTGGGGCTGCCCTTCCCCGTCGTACGGGAGCGGACCTCCGTGCTGCTGCCCACCCCCGCGGTGCGGCGGCGGGCCGAGCGGATCGCCGCGCTGGAGGAGTGCGACTCGGTGCTGTTCGGCGCCGCGGCTCCGCTCGGGTTGATGGCCGGCGGCCTGCGCCGCGCCGGCGTGCGCCGCATTGTGGGCCTGACCCACGGACACGAGACCGGGTGGTCGGTGCTGCCGGGCGCACGACGCGCACTGCACCGCATCGGCGAGGAGACCGACACCCTCACCTATCTCGGCGCGTACACGCGCAGCCGGTTGGCACGGGCGCTGTCGCCGGCCGCCGCAGCGCGCATGCGCCGGCTGGCCCCCGGTGTGGACACCGAGCGCTTCCGCCCCGGAGCGGGAGGTGAGCACGTGCGCGAGCGGCACAACCTCACCGGGCGCCCCGTCGTGGTGTGCGTTTCGCGCCTGGTGGAGCGCAAGGGCCAGGACACGCTGGTGCGGGCCTGGCCGCGCATCCTGGCCGACGTGCCCGACGCCGCGCTGCTCCTCGTCGGAGGCGGCCCCTACCGGCGGCGCCTGGAGGCGCTCGCGCGCGACCGGGGCGTCGCCGGGTCGGTGTTCTTCGCCGGGGACGTCGCCGCCGACGAACTGCCCGCCTACTACGACGCCGGCGACGTGTTCGCCATGCCGTGCCGTACCCGCAACGGCGGCCTGGACGTCGAAGGGCTGGGGATCGTCTACCTGGAGGCCTCGGCGACCGGCCTGCCGGTGGTGGCCGGGCGCTCCGGCGGCGCGCCCGACGCGGTCCGCGACGGCGAGACCGGCCGGGTGGTCGACGGCACGCGCCCCGGCCCGGCGGCGCGGGCGCTCGTCGGGCTGCTGCTCGACCCTCAGCGGGCCGCGGCCATGGGCGAGCGCGGGCGCGCGTGGGTGCGGCGGGAATGGACCTGGGACGGTGTCTCGGCGCGGTTGGGCGAGCTGCTGACGCCCTGA
- a CDS encoding C40 family peptidase, translating to MDERHERGSFRRHLATVGFVAAGALILSTGAAAAEPTVDEVQDKIETLEEEHAELAEKYNQAKEDHDAAQEKLEDLQEDKQDTQDEIDSMREDVRGLANAAYSNADYGSPAYLLSSGGPSDALDQAADLGYLSENQTQTLEEFTEKKDKLDNLTAEAADTEEEAQDKLDEAEQAKDEADEKIAEQEDLLDELTAEQQEAANTGGGTGNAVNNSGASGSAGAAVDFVYAQIGDSYSLGANGPDVWDCSSLVQAAWSQAGVSLPRTTYDQVNAGTSVSWDALQPGDLIFFYSGPDHVGMYVGGNKMVHASNPRKPVQEVTLDSYYQSNFHSAVRP from the coding sequence GTGGATGAACGCCATGAACGTGGCTCGTTCCGCCGGCATCTCGCGACCGTCGGCTTCGTCGCCGCAGGCGCTCTGATCCTGTCCACCGGCGCAGCGGCCGCCGAGCCGACCGTCGACGAAGTGCAGGACAAGATCGAGACGCTCGAAGAGGAGCACGCGGAACTCGCCGAGAAGTACAACCAGGCGAAGGAAGACCACGACGCCGCCCAAGAGAAGCTTGAGGACCTGCAGGAGGACAAGCAGGACACCCAGGACGAGATCGACAGCATGCGGGAGGACGTCCGCGGCCTGGCCAACGCGGCCTACTCCAACGCCGACTACGGCTCCCCCGCCTATCTGCTGAGCTCCGGCGGACCCTCCGACGCCCTGGACCAGGCGGCCGACCTCGGCTACCTCTCGGAGAACCAGACCCAGACCCTCGAAGAGTTCACCGAGAAGAAGGACAAGCTCGACAACCTCACGGCCGAAGCCGCCGACACCGAGGAGGAGGCGCAGGACAAGCTGGACGAGGCCGAGCAGGCCAAGGACGAGGCCGACGAGAAGATCGCCGAGCAGGAGGACCTGCTCGACGAGCTCACGGCCGAGCAGCAGGAGGCGGCGAACACCGGCGGCGGCACCGGCAACGCCGTCAACAACAGCGGCGCCTCGGGCAGCGCGGGCGCCGCCGTCGACTTCGTCTACGCCCAGATCGGCGACTCCTACAGCCTCGGCGCCAACGGCCCCGACGTGTGGGACTGCTCCAGCCTGGTCCAGGCCGCCTGGTCCCAGGCCGGTGTGAGCCTGCCGCGCACCACCTACGACCAGGTCAACGCCGGCACTTCGGTGTCCTGGGACGCCCTGCAGCCCGGCGACCTGATCTTCTTCTACAGCGGCCCGGACCACGTGGGCATGTACGTGGGCGGAAACAAGATGGTGCACGCCTCCAATCCGCGCAAGCCGGTGCAGGAAGTCACCCTGGACAGCTACTACCAGAGCAACTTCCACTCGGCCGTCCGGCCCTGA
- a CDS encoding C40 family peptidase translates to MTSTGGRRTARRIATGFGVVAVGSLIVPSGVAYAEPTREEVEATLDDLQEEADGIVQEYNQAQEDYDAAEEKAEDLEERVGDEQERYEGLRDDVAHFASAAYQGNDLDSPASVVNVESPAELLAQSADVGYLSENQKQKLDDFSDSSERLFRLKDEAETALDEAKDKKDESEEKKDEVEEKIEEQEELLAEFPTADPAGGGDDSAGGSYTGAASGDARAALDFAYAQLGKPYVYGSAGPDSYDCSGLVMRSWGAAGVSLPRTTYGQAEAGNRVTRDQLQPGDIVFFFGGLGHDGLYVGNGQMIHAPRSGKNVEVVSLSGYWDGQFQFGVRP, encoded by the coding sequence ATGACGAGCACAGGTGGTCGGCGCACGGCCCGCCGGATTGCGACCGGTTTCGGGGTCGTGGCCGTCGGAAGCCTCATCGTGCCCTCCGGAGTCGCCTATGCCGAGCCGACCCGGGAGGAGGTCGAGGCGACGCTCGACGACCTCCAGGAGGAGGCCGACGGCATCGTCCAGGAGTACAACCAGGCCCAAGAGGACTACGACGCGGCCGAAGAGAAGGCCGAGGACCTCGAAGAGCGGGTCGGCGACGAGCAGGAGCGCTACGAAGGCCTCCGCGACGACGTCGCCCACTTCGCCAGCGCCGCTTACCAGGGCAACGACCTGGACTCGCCCGCCTCCGTGGTCAACGTCGAGAGCCCCGCGGAGCTGCTCGCCCAGTCGGCCGACGTCGGCTACCTCTCCGAGAACCAGAAGCAGAAGCTCGACGACTTCAGCGACTCCTCCGAGCGCCTCTTCCGCTTGAAGGACGAGGCCGAGACGGCCCTCGACGAGGCGAAGGACAAGAAGGACGAGAGCGAGGAGAAGAAGGACGAAGTAGAGGAGAAGATCGAGGAGCAGGAGGAGCTGCTCGCCGAGTTCCCCACGGCCGACCCCGCCGGCGGCGGCGACGACAGCGCCGGGGGCTCCTACACCGGGGCGGCTTCCGGCGATGCGCGCGCCGCCCTCGACTTCGCCTACGCGCAGCTGGGCAAGCCCTACGTCTACGGCTCCGCCGGCCCCGACAGCTACGACTGCTCGGGCCTGGTCATGCGCTCCTGGGGAGCCGCCGGGGTGAGCCTGCCGCGTACCACCTACGGTCAGGCCGAAGCGGGCAACCGCGTCACCCGCGACCAGCTGCAGCCGGGCGACATCGTGTTCTTCTTCGGCGGTCTGGGCCACGACGGCCTCTACGTCGGCAACGGACAGATGATCCACGCTCCGCGCAGCGGGAAGAACGTCGAGGTCGTGTCGCTGTCGGGCTACTGGGACGGTCAGTTCCAGTTCGGCGTGCGCCCGTAG
- a CDS encoding NYN domain-containing protein: MTSEDGGPAGAGGSAREDGESAGGGEDGAEPAGDGLDRPLPEAVRARIVEYGSDVLGGMRMSDLPPVLRRVAKFEPRRRARLAGPQIAARLESDAEFRGHVAERVEQVWPELVGELRRGVVPPAADPVAVAAAAYLLRPAGWRAVVERVRGELDRQESAKEADEAADTIADLRRRLEEAKDDRRAEAARMRSELKDQRSTIADLRRQLHNERERAKESAREAEQAIAEAADRTATQTGRVNEVEAENRRLRNRLAAAEAQVENARRAARAGRSVDEARLRVLLDVLLEAGHGLRRELALPTSIESPADLVAERRAAEDAPVPGRGLPDDDPGLVDELLSLPRMHLLVDGYNVTKTGYGTLPLADQRSRLLSSLEGLASRTKAEITCVFDGADVTVPPALSVTRRVRLLFSDPEETADELIIRMVRAEPRGRPLAVVTSDREIVDAVRREGARAVAAAVLLRRLDG; encoded by the coding sequence ATGACGTCCGAGGACGGCGGGCCCGCAGGCGCGGGCGGCTCGGCCCGGGAGGACGGGGAGTCCGCGGGCGGGGGAGAGGACGGCGCGGAGCCGGCGGGCGACGGTCTCGACCGCCCGTTGCCCGAGGCCGTGCGTGCGCGGATCGTCGAGTACGGCTCCGATGTGCTGGGCGGCATGCGGATGTCCGACCTGCCGCCGGTGCTGCGCCGCGTCGCCAAGTTCGAGCCGCGGCGCCGCGCGCGGCTCGCGGGACCGCAGATCGCCGCCCGACTGGAGTCCGACGCCGAATTCCGCGGACACGTCGCCGAACGCGTCGAGCAGGTCTGGCCCGAACTCGTCGGCGAGCTGCGCCGCGGCGTCGTGCCTCCGGCGGCCGACCCCGTCGCTGTGGCGGCCGCCGCCTACCTGCTGCGCCCGGCGGGCTGGCGCGCCGTCGTCGAGCGTGTGCGCGGGGAGTTGGACCGCCAGGAGAGCGCCAAGGAGGCCGACGAGGCGGCCGACACCATCGCCGATCTGCGCCGGCGGCTGGAGGAGGCCAAGGACGACCGGCGCGCCGAGGCGGCGCGGATGCGCAGTGAGCTCAAGGACCAGCGCAGCACCATCGCCGATCTGCGCCGGCAGCTGCACAACGAGCGCGAGCGCGCCAAGGAGTCGGCGCGCGAGGCCGAGCAGGCGATCGCGGAGGCGGCGGACCGCACAGCCACCCAGACCGGCCGGGTCAACGAGGTGGAAGCGGAGAACCGCCGGTTGCGCAACCGCCTCGCCGCGGCCGAGGCGCAGGTGGAGAACGCCCGCCGCGCCGCGCGCGCCGGGCGCAGTGTGGACGAGGCACGGCTGCGGGTGCTGTTGGACGTGCTGCTGGAGGCCGGTCACGGGTTGCGCCGCGAGCTGGCGCTGCCCACCTCCATCGAGAGCCCGGCCGACCTGGTGGCCGAGCGGCGCGCCGCGGAGGATGCGCCGGTGCCGGGGCGAGGCCTGCCCGACGACGACCCGGGGCTGGTCGACGAGCTGCTGAGCCTGCCGCGGATGCACCTCCTGGTCGACGGCTACAACGTCACCAAGACCGGATACGGCACGCTGCCGCTGGCCGACCAGCGCAGCAGGCTGCTGTCCTCGCTGGAAGGGTTGGCCAGCCGCACCAAGGCGGAGATCACCTGCGTCTTCGACGGAGCCGACGTCACCGTCCCGCCGGCGCTCTCGGTGACGCGGCGGGTGCGGCTGCTGTTCAGCGATCCCGAGGAGACCGCCGACGAGCTGATCATCCGCATGGTGCGCGCCGAACCGCGCGGGCGGCCGCTGGCCGTGGTGACCTCCGACCGGGAGATCGTCGACGCGGTGCGTCGCGAGGGCGCCCGCGCCGTCGCCGCCGCCGTGCTGCTGCGCCGGCTGGACGGTTGA